The Nicotiana tabacum cultivar K326 chromosome 14, ASM71507v2, whole genome shotgun sequence genome contains a region encoding:
- the LOC107813762 gene encoding putative WD repeat-containing protein C2A9.03 isoform X2, translating to MSLERVDQLDYMADDREVTDSADEFEGEFYNEETNLDDYDMECEQVEKGANYYEFFYNARSVKPTILHFQLRNLVWATSKHDVYMISNYSLMHWSSISRNLSEVINFSGHITPTEKHAGSLLEGLTQTQISTMAVKNRFVVAGGFQGELICKSLDKPGVSFCARTTYEDNAITNAIEIYESVSGGPRFMASNNDCGVREYDMEKFQQMNHFRFPWPVNHTSMSPDSKLFTVVGDDLNGLLVDSRNGKTVASIAGHLDYSFASAWHPDGRTFATGNQDKTCRIWDLRNLSSSMAILKGNMGAARSIRFSSDGRFLVVAEPADFVHIYSTESDYKKRQEIDIFGEISGVSLSPDDESLYIGIWDRTYASLLEYHRRRSCRYFDVFT from the exons ATGTCTCTTGAAAGGGTTGACCAATTGGATTACATGGCGGACGACAGAGAGGTGACTGATTCAGCCGATGAATTTGAGGGCGAATTCTATAACGAGGAGACAAATCTTGATGACTATGATATG GAATGCGAACAAGTGGAGAAGGGTGCCAACTACTACGAATTCTTTTATAATGCAAGATCCGTTAAGCCTACAATCCTCCATTTTCAG CTAAGGAACTTGGTGTGGGCAACTTCAAAGCATGACGTGTATATGATTTCGAACTATTCACTTATGCATTGGTCATCCATTTCTCGCAACCTCTCAGAAGTTATCAACTTCTCTGGACACATAACACCGACGGAG AAACACGCAGGAAGTTTGTTAGAGGGTCTGACACAAACCCAAATCAGCACGATGGCAGTGAAGAACCGTTTTGTGGTTGCTGGTGGCTTCCAAGGAGAACTCATTTGTAAG AGTTTGGACAAGCCGGGAGTCAGCTTCTGTGCAAGGACCACTTATGAGGATAATGCTATCACAAATGCCATTGAGATATATGAAAGCGTCAG TGGTGGGCCTCGTTTTATGGCATCCAACAACGACTGTGGTGTGAGAGAGTACGACATGGAGAAGTTTCAGCAAATGAATCACTTCCGCTTCCCTTGGCCAGTGAAT CACACCTCGATGAGCCCAGATAGCAAGCTTTTTACTGTTGTTGGTGATGATCTAAATGGTTTACTTGTTGATTCCCGCAATGGAAAg ACGGTGGCCTCAATTGCGGGTCATTTAGACTACTCTTTTGCTTCTGCATGGCACCCAGATGGCCGTACATTTGCCACTGGCAATCAAGATAAGACCTGTCGGATTTGGGACTTGAGAAACCTGTCCTCGTCTATGGCCATTTTGAAGGGAAACATGGGTGCTGCGCGATCTATCCGTTTCTCATCCGATGGACGGTTCCTGGTAGTGGCTGAACCTGCAGATTTTGTCCACATTTATAGTACCGAGTCAGATTACAAGAAACGTCaggaaattgatatttttggtgaGATATCAGGGGTATCTCTGAGTCCGGATGATGAGTCTCTTTACATTGGAATCTGGGATCGAACGTATGCAAGCTTGCTAGAATACCACCGAAGGCGTTCTTGTAGATATTTCGATGTGTTCACATAA
- the LOC107813762 gene encoding putative WD repeat-containing protein C2A9.03 isoform X3 — protein MSLERVDQLDYMADDREVTDSADEFEGEFYNEETNLDDYDMLRNLVWATSKHDVYMISNYSLMHWSSISRNLSEVINFSGHITPTEKHAGSLLEGLTQTQISTMAVKNRFVVAGGFQGELICKSLDKPGVSFCARTTYEDNAITNAIEIYESVSGGPRFMASNNDCGVREYDMEKFQQMNHFRFPWPVNHTSMSPDSKLFTVVGDDLNGLLVDSRNGKTVASIAGHLDYSFASAWHPDGRTFATGNQDKTCRIWDLRNLSSSMAILKGNMGAARSIRFSSDGRFLVVAEPADFVHIYSTESDYKKRQEIDIFGEISGVSLSPDDESLYIGIWDRTYASLLEYHRRRSCRYFDVFT, from the exons ATGTCTCTTGAAAGGGTTGACCAATTGGATTACATGGCGGACGACAGAGAGGTGACTGATTCAGCCGATGAATTTGAGGGCGAATTCTATAACGAGGAGACAAATCTTGATGACTATGATATG CTAAGGAACTTGGTGTGGGCAACTTCAAAGCATGACGTGTATATGATTTCGAACTATTCACTTATGCATTGGTCATCCATTTCTCGCAACCTCTCAGAAGTTATCAACTTCTCTGGACACATAACACCGACGGAG AAACACGCAGGAAGTTTGTTAGAGGGTCTGACACAAACCCAAATCAGCACGATGGCAGTGAAGAACCGTTTTGTGGTTGCTGGTGGCTTCCAAGGAGAACTCATTTGTAAG AGTTTGGACAAGCCGGGAGTCAGCTTCTGTGCAAGGACCACTTATGAGGATAATGCTATCACAAATGCCATTGAGATATATGAAAGCGTCAG TGGTGGGCCTCGTTTTATGGCATCCAACAACGACTGTGGTGTGAGAGAGTACGACATGGAGAAGTTTCAGCAAATGAATCACTTCCGCTTCCCTTGGCCAGTGAAT CACACCTCGATGAGCCCAGATAGCAAGCTTTTTACTGTTGTTGGTGATGATCTAAATGGTTTACTTGTTGATTCCCGCAATGGAAAg ACGGTGGCCTCAATTGCGGGTCATTTAGACTACTCTTTTGCTTCTGCATGGCACCCAGATGGCCGTACATTTGCCACTGGCAATCAAGATAAGACCTGTCGGATTTGGGACTTGAGAAACCTGTCCTCGTCTATGGCCATTTTGAAGGGAAACATGGGTGCTGCGCGATCTATCCGTTTCTCATCCGATGGACGGTTCCTGGTAGTGGCTGAACCTGCAGATTTTGTCCACATTTATAGTACCGAGTCAGATTACAAGAAACGTCaggaaattgatatttttggtgaGATATCAGGGGTATCTCTGAGTCCGGATGATGAGTCTCTTTACATTGGAATCTGGGATCGAACGTATGCAAGCTTGCTAGAATACCACCGAAGGCGTTCTTGTAGATATTTCGATGTGTTCACATAA
- the LOC107813762 gene encoding putative WD repeat-containing protein C2A9.03 isoform X1 gives MSLERVDQLDYMADDREVTDSADEFEGEFYNEETNLDDYDMPTKVTDTSAAQARKGKDIQGIPWERLNVTRQSYRLTRLEQYRNYENIPLSGEAVDKECEQVEKGANYYEFFYNARSVKPTILHFQLRNLVWATSKHDVYMISNYSLMHWSSISRNLSEVINFSGHITPTEKHAGSLLEGLTQTQISTMAVKNRFVVAGGFQGELICKSLDKPGVSFCARTTYEDNAITNAIEIYESVSGGPRFMASNNDCGVREYDMEKFQQMNHFRFPWPVNHTSMSPDSKLFTVVGDDLNGLLVDSRNGKTVASIAGHLDYSFASAWHPDGRTFATGNQDKTCRIWDLRNLSSSMAILKGNMGAARSIRFSSDGRFLVVAEPADFVHIYSTESDYKKRQEIDIFGEISGVSLSPDDESLYIGIWDRTYASLLEYHRRRSCRYFDVFT, from the exons ATGTCTCTTGAAAGGGTTGACCAATTGGATTACATGGCGGACGACAGAGAGGTGACTGATTCAGCCGATGAATTTGAGGGCGAATTCTATAACGAGGAGACAAATCTTGATGACTATGATATG CCAACAAAAGTGACTGATACATCGGCTGCACAAGCAAGAAAAGGGAAGGATATACAAGGTATTCCGTGGGAGAGGTTGAATGTAACCAGGCAAAGTTATAGATTGACAAGGCTCGAACAGTATAGAAATTATGAGAACATTCCTTTGTCGGGGGAAGCTGTCGATAAG GAATGCGAACAAGTGGAGAAGGGTGCCAACTACTACGAATTCTTTTATAATGCAAGATCCGTTAAGCCTACAATCCTCCATTTTCAG CTAAGGAACTTGGTGTGGGCAACTTCAAAGCATGACGTGTATATGATTTCGAACTATTCACTTATGCATTGGTCATCCATTTCTCGCAACCTCTCAGAAGTTATCAACTTCTCTGGACACATAACACCGACGGAG AAACACGCAGGAAGTTTGTTAGAGGGTCTGACACAAACCCAAATCAGCACGATGGCAGTGAAGAACCGTTTTGTGGTTGCTGGTGGCTTCCAAGGAGAACTCATTTGTAAG AGTTTGGACAAGCCGGGAGTCAGCTTCTGTGCAAGGACCACTTATGAGGATAATGCTATCACAAATGCCATTGAGATATATGAAAGCGTCAG TGGTGGGCCTCGTTTTATGGCATCCAACAACGACTGTGGTGTGAGAGAGTACGACATGGAGAAGTTTCAGCAAATGAATCACTTCCGCTTCCCTTGGCCAGTGAAT CACACCTCGATGAGCCCAGATAGCAAGCTTTTTACTGTTGTTGGTGATGATCTAAATGGTTTACTTGTTGATTCCCGCAATGGAAAg ACGGTGGCCTCAATTGCGGGTCATTTAGACTACTCTTTTGCTTCTGCATGGCACCCAGATGGCCGTACATTTGCCACTGGCAATCAAGATAAGACCTGTCGGATTTGGGACTTGAGAAACCTGTCCTCGTCTATGGCCATTTTGAAGGGAAACATGGGTGCTGCGCGATCTATCCGTTTCTCATCCGATGGACGGTTCCTGGTAGTGGCTGAACCTGCAGATTTTGTCCACATTTATAGTACCGAGTCAGATTACAAGAAACGTCaggaaattgatatttttggtgaGATATCAGGGGTATCTCTGAGTCCGGATGATGAGTCTCTTTACATTGGAATCTGGGATCGAACGTATGCAAGCTTGCTAGAATACCACCGAAGGCGTTCTTGTAGATATTTCGATGTGTTCACATAA